A stretch of Pygocentrus nattereri isolate fPygNat1 chromosome 8, fPygNat1.pri, whole genome shotgun sequence DNA encodes these proteins:
- the wnk1a gene encoding serine/threonine-protein kinase WNK1 isoform X1 — translation MSESLKDKMVKFLSPPSKNTNSSSSDSLLGERFGPEVRRRHHTMEREQLKGEHRFFRRSVICDSNATALDLPSKVCLLRSPPDCSTSSTDHGAGETKSAASVDLTGVERPVVVKTESADDGIHEEIVAEKRPLVSLGCDGETKQVPALGPPSEVLELEASSVGAKCEKEEDEECKEKARVEAEQQREAEKKEQEDIEEVETKAVGTSPDGRFLKFDIEIGRGSFKTVYKGLDTETTVEVAWCELQDRKLSKSERQRFKEEAGMLKGLQHPNIVRFYDSWESPSKGKKCIVLVTELMTSGTLKTYLKRFKEMKIKVLRSWCRQILKGLHFLHTRSPPIIHRDLKCDNIFITGPTGSVKIGDLGLATLKRASFAKSVIGTPEFMAPEMYEEKYDESVDVYAFGMCMLEMATSEYPYSECQNAAQIYRRVTSGVKPGSFDKVAIPEVKEIIEGCIRQNKDERYSIKDLLNHAFFQEETGVRVELAEEDDGEMVAIKLWLRIEDVKKLKGKYKDNEAIEFSFDLHKDVPEDVAQEMVDSGYVCEGDHKTIAKAIKDRVALICRKREQRQLVRDGQEKRKQEEERGLQAQGEPSCPQSSTAKPPVPTLAPVPMETEEPEGEQHQVQQPGAPASTIGGMEVQSSITVSESHSGQPVLSTYTSVQPEQLPQPSATAHNTPPLLPQQQTGIQTHSLPQTPPAQSSSALSSVPVSLPGNTAPLQTVPVQPGMSLQHHQPPLDGIAGQQSSTQHPPQGTHILQTPQSVSEPLPSEQTQAQSVLIPPSTESGLSDAASGLSDGNDGRHEARSMKRHQRRSVRSRSRHDKMAKGKLIVLNISNIGDRVAECQLETHNRKMVTFKFDLDGDNPEEIARIMVKSDFILESERESFIEQVREVIDMADEKGEAIKDSYPQVISNSNQQTPEISTPNLSGVPPNVAAQVVHSAGRRFIVSPVPEARLREPFYGPPSASTSFGDDLTVCDPTPAGNTQQDQSNLVPNTNQISVLPTQPGGPVTQSVYQSTGIVAQNTSVNVPVVTQGSTSPPSAAQLPRTGRISPSSALSEQPVCQRRPSLPTPTASYQQPESNNTVTPSAGEQLPVLAASVPQGPLAHSSTPTPLPVAAPSHCGESEGETQGKSPGIEDIHALDKKLRSLFHDQGSSSNPLAQPDGSADMAPTSSPPNSISSPPSGLTSSAGHIPQASLSLSSSGHYAPGTFASQAQAGTATIYVQTPQTDPGLQRLQTSVPGPQNGENAAENTQPDAAPDSEGFKLGRFQVSVATDQIVDGVPATTNYGHVQTMVSSSSTTTSLSSSSSISSPENTLHKSQTLQRTSPEHNIPDSLPATTASTTIGRFQVTSSSDIRVGRFLVSTSGKDGTTVNTIEGPDTSQDLRMSPANQTNSQCCLSSDNDSEPEDEAFKKEIRQLRERHMIEIQALQTKQKKEIEELYARMGKTHPPVVASSVVAVAGGRRRPTKGKGSKSSRSGSNHGSLQQQGNKYSSQGRQASVSQLATGEIPVPQSTPVQDAQSEGTTIINKAENGSNQATNLPRKGTFTDDLHQLVDNFARDAMNLAQVKKSGKQNAQSHDTHPRKFSAPQLCSIGSHVSTNPSTGRKGSLSLTSQQYSYHYTTPQWTGPTGHAQVGLLQPTATNSLQQGFHVATGPHKPGNNGGGSNLRSTQAS, via the exons ATGTCTGAAAGCCTCAAAGACAAAATGGTCAAGTTCCTATCACCCCCTTCGAAGAACACCAACAGCTCCAGCTCAGACTCGCTGTTGGGTGAACGGTTCGGTCCTGAGGTCCGCCGCCGCCATCACACCATGGAGCGAGAACAGCTGAAAGGCGAGCACCGTTTTTTCCGTCGCAGTGTTATTTGTGACTCTAATGCTACAGCTTTGGACCTTCCCAGCAAAGTGTGCCTTCTGCGCTCACCACCAGACTGCTCCACTTCCTCCACTGACCACGGTGCTGGGGAAACAAAATCCGCTGCTTCGGTTGACCTTACTGGGGTTGAAAGGCCAGTGGTGGTGAAGACAGAGAGTGCAGATGATGGCATCCATGAAGAGATAGTTGCAGAGAAGAGACCTTTGGTGTCATTGGGTTGTGATGGGGAGACGAAACAGGTGCCTGCTTTGGGACCACCCAGTGAGGTGTTGGAGCTGGAGGCAAGTAGCGTAGGTGCAAAGTGTGAAAAGGAGGAAGATGAGGAATGTAAGGAGAAGGCTCGAGTGGAGGCAGAGCAACAGCGTGAGGCAGAGAAGAAGGAACAAGAAGACATCGAAGAGGTTGAGACAAAGGCGGTTGGTACCTCGCCTGATGGTCGATTTTTGAAGTTTGATATCGAGATTGGACGTGGTTCATTCAAGACCGTTTATAAAGGATTGGATACAGAGACAACTGTGGAGGTCGCGTGGTGTGAACTTCAG GACCGTAAATTATCGAAGTCTGAGAGGCAGCGTTTCAAAGAGGAGGCTGGCATGCTTAAGGGTCTACAGCACCCCAACATAGTACGCTTCTATGATTCCTGGGAGTCCCCCTCCAAGGGGAAGAAGTGTATTGTGCTTGTGACGGAGCTTATGACATCTGGAACCCTAAAGAC GTATTTGAAGCGGTTTAAGGAGATGAAGATCAAAGTCCTGCGCAGTTGGTGTCGACAGATTCTGAAGGGGCTGCACTTCCTTCATACTAGATCCCCTCCCATCATCCACCGCGACCTCAAATGCGACAACATCTTCATTACTGGCCCCACTGGATCCGTCAAGATTGGAGACCTGGGCCTTGCTACGCTCAAAAGGGCTTCTTTTGCCAAAAGTGTCATAG GTACCCCTGAGTTCATGGCGCCTGAGATGTATGAGGAGAAGTATGACGAGTCAGTGGATGTCTATGCCTTTGGGATGTGTATGCTGGAGATGGCTACCTCTGAGTACCCGTACTCCGAGTGCCAGAATGCGGCACAGATCTATCGCAGAGTGACCAGC GGGGTGAAGCCTGGCAGTTTTGATAAGGTCGCTATTCCTGAAGTCAAGGAAATCATTGAAGGTTGCATTCGTCAAAACAAAGATGAGAG atatTCCATCAAGGACCTGTTGAACCACGCCTTTTTCCAGGAAGAGACAGGTGTTCGTGTTGAACTGGCTGAAGAGGATGATGGGGAGATGGTTGCCATCAAGCTGTGGCTGCGCATTGAAGATGTTAAGAAGCTTAAGGGGAAATACAAGGATAATGAAGCCATTGAGTTTTCCTTTGATCTCCACAAAGATGTCCCAGAGGACGTAGCGCAAGAGATG GTGGACTCGGGCTATGTGTGTGAGGGCGACCATAAGACCATAGCCAAGGCTATAAAAGACCGTGTGGCTTTGATCTGCAGGAAGAGAGAACAGCGGCAGCTGGTGCGGGATGGACAGGAAAAGAGGAAGCAGGAAGAGGAGAGGGGACTGCAGGCTCAGGGTGAGCCCTCTTGTCCTCAGTCCTCTACTGCAAAGCCCCCTGTGCCCACTCTAGCGCCAGTTCCCATGGAGACGGAGGAGCCTGAGGGGGAGCAGCACCAGGTGCAGCAGCCTGGGGCCCCTGCATCAA CCATTGGTGGTATGGAAGTCCAGTCCTCCATTACTGTGTCTGAATCTCACAGTGGTCAGCCAGTTCTATCCACATATACGTCTGTACAGCCTGAGCAGCTGCCTCAGCCCTCTGCAACTGCACACAACACTCCTCCACTACTACCCCAGCAACAAACAGGGATCCAAACACACAGCCTC CCACAAACCCCTCCTGCACAAAGCAGCAGTGCTTTGTCTTCAGTCCCTGTGTCCCTTCCTGGAAATACTGCTCCACTGCAG ACTGTTCCTGTTCAGCCTGGTATGTCCCTGCAGCATCATCAGCCACCATTAGATGGCATTGCTGGTCAGCAGAGCTCCACTCAACACCCACCACAAGGCACTCATATCTTACAG ACTCCTCAGAGTGTGTCCGAGCCTCTACCTTCTGAGCAGACTCAAGCACAGTCAGTGCTGATTCCACCATCTACAGAGAG TGGTCTGTCAGATGCAGCATCAGGGCTCAGTGATGGGAATGATGGCAGGCATGAGGCTCGCTCTATGAAGCGCCACCAGCGTCGCTCTGTCCGCAGCCGTTCACGTCATGACAAGATGGCCAAGGGCAAGCTCATTGTACTCAAT ATTTCTAATATTGGTGACAGAGTGGCTGAATGCCAGTTGGAAACCCACAACAGAAAAATGGTGACATTCAAGTTTGATCTGGATGGAGACAACCCTGAAGAAATTGCACGGATCATG GTCAAGAGTGACTTCATTCTGGAGAGTGAGCGCGAGTCTTTTATTGAGCAGGTGCGAGAGGTTATAGATATGGCAGATGAGAAAGGAGAAGCTATAAAAGACAGTTATCCTCAG GTGATAAGCAACTCAAACCAGCAAACACCTGAGATATCAACTCCTAATCTTTCCG gtGTCCCACCAAATGTGGCTGCGCAAGTGGTGCATTCAGCTGGACGACGTTTTATTGTCAGCCCTGTGCCAGAAGCACGACTGCGGGAGCCATTTTATGGCCCTCCCTCAGCTAGCACATCTTTCGGAGATGACCTGACAG TGTGTGATCCTACCCCAGCTGGCAATACACAACAAGACCAAAGCAACCTAGTTCCCAACACCAACCAAATTTCTGTATTACCTACTCAACCTGGAGGACCTGTGACTCAATCTGTATACCAGAGCACAGGGATAGTTGCACAGAACACTTCTGTCAATGTCCCTGTTGTAACCCAAGGTTCTACTTCACCACCTTCTGCTGCTCAGCTCCCCAGAACAGGCAGGATATCTCCTTCCTCTGCTCTATCAGAGCAGCCTGTCTGTCAGCGTCGCCCCTCGCTGCCCACCCCAACTGCTTCCTACCAGCAGCCTGAGAGCAACAACACTGTTACACCATCTGCTGGCGAGCAGCTGCCTGTTCTTGCTGCCTCCGTCCCACAGGGGCCACTTGCCCACTCCTCAACCCCTACGCCACTGCCTGTAGCTGCCCCCAGCCACtgtggagagagtgagggggaaaCGCAGGGAAAGTCACCAGGCATCGAAGACATCCATGCCTTGGACAAGAAGCTTCGCTCTCTTTTCCATGACCAGGGTTCTTCCTCAAACCCTTTGGCCCAACCTGACGGTTCTGCCGACATGGCCCCCACCTCCTCACCCCCCAACAGCATCAGCTCTCCTCCGTCTGGCCTGACTTCGAGTGCAGGTCACATTCCACAAGCCAGTTTGTCCCTGAGCTCCAGTGGACACTATGCTCCTGGCACCTTTGCCTCTCAAGCCCAAGCAGGAACAGCTACTATATATGTGCAAACTCCTCAGACTGACCCTGGCTTGCAAAGACTTCAG ACATCTGTGCCTGGACCTCAGAATGGTGAAAATGCTGCAGAGAACACCCAGCCTGATGCAGCACCAGATAGTGAAGGTTTTAAACTTGGTCGATTTCAG GTTTCTGTGGCTACTGATCAAATAGTAGATGGTGTTCCTGCCACAACAAACTATGGTCACGTACAAACTATGGTCTCCTCTTCATCCACTACCACTTCTTTATCATCTTCCTCATCTATCTCAAGCCCTGAAAACACTCTCCATAAGTCCCAAACCTTGCAGAGGACAAGCCCTGAACACAACATTCCAGACTCCCTCCCTGCTACTACTGCTTCTACTACAATTGGTCGCTTTCAGGTGACCTCCAGTTCTGACATCAGAGTGGGCCGTTTCTTGGTTAGTACTTCCGGAAAGGACGGTACTACTGTAAATACAATCGAAGGACCAGACACCAGTCAGGATCTCCGGATGTCCCCAGCCAACCAGACCAACTCTCAGTGCTGTTTAAGCAGTGACAACGACTCAGAGCCAGAGGATGAAGCCTTCAAGAAAGAGATCAGACAGCTCAGGGAAAG ACATATGATTGAGATCCAGGCCTTGCAGACTAAGCAGAAGAAAGAGATTGAGGAGCTATATGCACGGATGGGAAAAACACACCCCCCTGTAGTGGCCTCCTCTGTTGTAGCTGTGGCAGGAGGTCGGCGGAGGCCCACAAAAGGCAAGGGCAGCAAGTCAAGCCGCAGTGGCAGCAACCATGGCAGCCTCCAGCAACAAG GAAACAAATATTCTTCACAAGGCAGGCAGGCTTCAGTCAGTCAGCTAGCTACAGGGGAGATTCCAGTTCCCCAGAGTACACCTGTTCAGGATGCTCAGTCAGAAG GGACTACAATCATAAATAAAGCAGAGAATGGTTCTAATCAAGCCACTAATCTTCCTCGAAAAGGCACGTTTACAGATGACCTCCACCAGCTGGTGGATAACTTTGCTCGGGATGCCATGAACCTGGCACAGGTCAAGAAAAGTGGAAAGCAGAATGCACAAAGCCATGAT ACACACCCTCGCAAGTTTTCTGCACCACAGCTCTGCTCCATAGGCAGTCATGTGTCCACCAACCCTAGTACTGGAAGGAAGGGTTCGCTGTCTTTGACCTCACAGCAGTACAGCTACCATTACACTACCCCACAATGGACAGGGCCAACAGGACATGCTCAGGTGGGCTTGCTGCAGCCTACAGCCACAAATAGCCTTCAACAAGGCTTCCATGTGGCCACAGGGCCTCACAAACCAGGAAATAACGGTGGAGGATCAAACTTGCGGAGCACTCAGGCAAGTTAA
- the wnk1a gene encoding serine/threonine-protein kinase WNK1 isoform X2 — protein sequence MSESLKDKMVKFLSPPSKNTNSSSSDSLLGERFGPEVRRRHHTMEREQLKGEHRFFRRSVICDSNATALDLPSKVCLLRSPPDCSTSSTDHGAGETKSAASVDLTGVERPVVVKTESADDGIHEEIVAEKRPLVSLGCDGETKQVPALGPPSEVLELEASSVGAKCEKEEDEECKEKARVEAEQQREAEKKEQEDIEEVETKAVGTSPDGRFLKFDIEIGRGSFKTVYKGLDTETTVEVAWCELQDRKLSKSERQRFKEEAGMLKGLQHPNIVRFYDSWESPSKGKKCIVLVTELMTSGTLKTYLKRFKEMKIKVLRSWCRQILKGLHFLHTRSPPIIHRDLKCDNIFITGPTGSVKIGDLGLATLKRASFAKSVIGTPEFMAPEMYEEKYDESVDVYAFGMCMLEMATSEYPYSECQNAAQIYRRVTSGVKPGSFDKVAIPEVKEIIEGCIRQNKDERYSIKDLLNHAFFQEETGVRVELAEEDDGEMVAIKLWLRIEDVKKLKGKYKDNEAIEFSFDLHKDVPEDVAQEMVDSGYVCEGDHKTIAKAIKDRVALICRKREQRQLVRDGQEKRKQEEERGLQAQGEPSCPQSSTAKPPVPTLAPVPMETEEPEGEQHQVQQPGAPASTIGGMEVQSSITVSESHSGQPVLSTYTSVQPEQLPQPSATAHNTPPLLPQQQTGIQTHSLPQTPPAQSSSALSSVPVSLPGNTAPLQTVPVQPGMSLQHHQPPLDGIAGQQSSTQHPPQGTHILQTPQSVSEPLPSEQTQAQSVLIPPSTESGLSDAASGLSDGNDGRHEARSMKRHQRRSVRSRSRHDKMAKGKLIVLNISNIGDRVAECQLETHNRKMVTFKFDLDGDNPEEIARIMVKSDFILESERESFIEQVREVIDMADEKGEAIKDSYPQVISNSNQQTPEISTPNLSGVPPNVAAQVVHSAGRRFIVSPVPEARLREPFYGPPSASTSFGDDLTVCDPTPAGNTQQDQSNLVPNTNQISVLPTQPGGPVTQSVYQSTGIVAQNTSVNVPVVTQGSTSPPSAAQLPRTGRISPSSALSEQPVCQRRPSLPTPTASYQQPESNNTVTPSAGEQLPVLAASVPQGPLAHSSTPTPLPVAAPSHCGESEGETQGKSPGIEDIHALDKKLRSLFHDQGSSSNPLAQPDGSADMAPTSSPPNSISSPPSGLTSSAGHIPQASLSLSSSGHYAPGTFASQAQAGTATIYVQTPQTDPGLQRLQTSVPGPQNGENAAENTQPDAAPDSEGFKLGRFQVSVATDQIVDGVPATTNYGHVQTMVSSSSTTTSLSSSSSISSPENTLHKSQTLQRTSPEHNIPDSLPATTASTTIGRFQVTSSSDIRVGRFLVSTSGKDGTTVNTIEGPDTSQDLRMSPANQTNSQCCLSSDNDSEPEDEAFKKEIRQLRERHMIEIQALQTKQKKEIEELYARMGKTHPPVVASSVVAVAGGRRRPTKGKGSKSSRSGSNHGSLQQQGTTIINKAENGSNQATNLPRKGTFTDDLHQLVDNFARDAMNLAQVKKSGKQNAQSHDTHPRKFSAPQLCSIGSHVSTNPSTGRKGSLSLTSQQYSYHYTTPQWTGPTGHAQVGLLQPTATNSLQQGFHVATGPHKPGNNGGGSNLRSTQAS from the exons ATGTCTGAAAGCCTCAAAGACAAAATGGTCAAGTTCCTATCACCCCCTTCGAAGAACACCAACAGCTCCAGCTCAGACTCGCTGTTGGGTGAACGGTTCGGTCCTGAGGTCCGCCGCCGCCATCACACCATGGAGCGAGAACAGCTGAAAGGCGAGCACCGTTTTTTCCGTCGCAGTGTTATTTGTGACTCTAATGCTACAGCTTTGGACCTTCCCAGCAAAGTGTGCCTTCTGCGCTCACCACCAGACTGCTCCACTTCCTCCACTGACCACGGTGCTGGGGAAACAAAATCCGCTGCTTCGGTTGACCTTACTGGGGTTGAAAGGCCAGTGGTGGTGAAGACAGAGAGTGCAGATGATGGCATCCATGAAGAGATAGTTGCAGAGAAGAGACCTTTGGTGTCATTGGGTTGTGATGGGGAGACGAAACAGGTGCCTGCTTTGGGACCACCCAGTGAGGTGTTGGAGCTGGAGGCAAGTAGCGTAGGTGCAAAGTGTGAAAAGGAGGAAGATGAGGAATGTAAGGAGAAGGCTCGAGTGGAGGCAGAGCAACAGCGTGAGGCAGAGAAGAAGGAACAAGAAGACATCGAAGAGGTTGAGACAAAGGCGGTTGGTACCTCGCCTGATGGTCGATTTTTGAAGTTTGATATCGAGATTGGACGTGGTTCATTCAAGACCGTTTATAAAGGATTGGATACAGAGACAACTGTGGAGGTCGCGTGGTGTGAACTTCAG GACCGTAAATTATCGAAGTCTGAGAGGCAGCGTTTCAAAGAGGAGGCTGGCATGCTTAAGGGTCTACAGCACCCCAACATAGTACGCTTCTATGATTCCTGGGAGTCCCCCTCCAAGGGGAAGAAGTGTATTGTGCTTGTGACGGAGCTTATGACATCTGGAACCCTAAAGAC GTATTTGAAGCGGTTTAAGGAGATGAAGATCAAAGTCCTGCGCAGTTGGTGTCGACAGATTCTGAAGGGGCTGCACTTCCTTCATACTAGATCCCCTCCCATCATCCACCGCGACCTCAAATGCGACAACATCTTCATTACTGGCCCCACTGGATCCGTCAAGATTGGAGACCTGGGCCTTGCTACGCTCAAAAGGGCTTCTTTTGCCAAAAGTGTCATAG GTACCCCTGAGTTCATGGCGCCTGAGATGTATGAGGAGAAGTATGACGAGTCAGTGGATGTCTATGCCTTTGGGATGTGTATGCTGGAGATGGCTACCTCTGAGTACCCGTACTCCGAGTGCCAGAATGCGGCACAGATCTATCGCAGAGTGACCAGC GGGGTGAAGCCTGGCAGTTTTGATAAGGTCGCTATTCCTGAAGTCAAGGAAATCATTGAAGGTTGCATTCGTCAAAACAAAGATGAGAG atatTCCATCAAGGACCTGTTGAACCACGCCTTTTTCCAGGAAGAGACAGGTGTTCGTGTTGAACTGGCTGAAGAGGATGATGGGGAGATGGTTGCCATCAAGCTGTGGCTGCGCATTGAAGATGTTAAGAAGCTTAAGGGGAAATACAAGGATAATGAAGCCATTGAGTTTTCCTTTGATCTCCACAAAGATGTCCCAGAGGACGTAGCGCAAGAGATG GTGGACTCGGGCTATGTGTGTGAGGGCGACCATAAGACCATAGCCAAGGCTATAAAAGACCGTGTGGCTTTGATCTGCAGGAAGAGAGAACAGCGGCAGCTGGTGCGGGATGGACAGGAAAAGAGGAAGCAGGAAGAGGAGAGGGGACTGCAGGCTCAGGGTGAGCCCTCTTGTCCTCAGTCCTCTACTGCAAAGCCCCCTGTGCCCACTCTAGCGCCAGTTCCCATGGAGACGGAGGAGCCTGAGGGGGAGCAGCACCAGGTGCAGCAGCCTGGGGCCCCTGCATCAA CCATTGGTGGTATGGAAGTCCAGTCCTCCATTACTGTGTCTGAATCTCACAGTGGTCAGCCAGTTCTATCCACATATACGTCTGTACAGCCTGAGCAGCTGCCTCAGCCCTCTGCAACTGCACACAACACTCCTCCACTACTACCCCAGCAACAAACAGGGATCCAAACACACAGCCTC CCACAAACCCCTCCTGCACAAAGCAGCAGTGCTTTGTCTTCAGTCCCTGTGTCCCTTCCTGGAAATACTGCTCCACTGCAG ACTGTTCCTGTTCAGCCTGGTATGTCCCTGCAGCATCATCAGCCACCATTAGATGGCATTGCTGGTCAGCAGAGCTCCACTCAACACCCACCACAAGGCACTCATATCTTACAG ACTCCTCAGAGTGTGTCCGAGCCTCTACCTTCTGAGCAGACTCAAGCACAGTCAGTGCTGATTCCACCATCTACAGAGAG TGGTCTGTCAGATGCAGCATCAGGGCTCAGTGATGGGAATGATGGCAGGCATGAGGCTCGCTCTATGAAGCGCCACCAGCGTCGCTCTGTCCGCAGCCGTTCACGTCATGACAAGATGGCCAAGGGCAAGCTCATTGTACTCAAT ATTTCTAATATTGGTGACAGAGTGGCTGAATGCCAGTTGGAAACCCACAACAGAAAAATGGTGACATTCAAGTTTGATCTGGATGGAGACAACCCTGAAGAAATTGCACGGATCATG GTCAAGAGTGACTTCATTCTGGAGAGTGAGCGCGAGTCTTTTATTGAGCAGGTGCGAGAGGTTATAGATATGGCAGATGAGAAAGGAGAAGCTATAAAAGACAGTTATCCTCAG GTGATAAGCAACTCAAACCAGCAAACACCTGAGATATCAACTCCTAATCTTTCCG gtGTCCCACCAAATGTGGCTGCGCAAGTGGTGCATTCAGCTGGACGACGTTTTATTGTCAGCCCTGTGCCAGAAGCACGACTGCGGGAGCCATTTTATGGCCCTCCCTCAGCTAGCACATCTTTCGGAGATGACCTGACAG TGTGTGATCCTACCCCAGCTGGCAATACACAACAAGACCAAAGCAACCTAGTTCCCAACACCAACCAAATTTCTGTATTACCTACTCAACCTGGAGGACCTGTGACTCAATCTGTATACCAGAGCACAGGGATAGTTGCACAGAACACTTCTGTCAATGTCCCTGTTGTAACCCAAGGTTCTACTTCACCACCTTCTGCTGCTCAGCTCCCCAGAACAGGCAGGATATCTCCTTCCTCTGCTCTATCAGAGCAGCCTGTCTGTCAGCGTCGCCCCTCGCTGCCCACCCCAACTGCTTCCTACCAGCAGCCTGAGAGCAACAACACTGTTACACCATCTGCTGGCGAGCAGCTGCCTGTTCTTGCTGCCTCCGTCCCACAGGGGCCACTTGCCCACTCCTCAACCCCTACGCCACTGCCTGTAGCTGCCCCCAGCCACtgtggagagagtgagggggaaaCGCAGGGAAAGTCACCAGGCATCGAAGACATCCATGCCTTGGACAAGAAGCTTCGCTCTCTTTTCCATGACCAGGGTTCTTCCTCAAACCCTTTGGCCCAACCTGACGGTTCTGCCGACATGGCCCCCACCTCCTCACCCCCCAACAGCATCAGCTCTCCTCCGTCTGGCCTGACTTCGAGTGCAGGTCACATTCCACAAGCCAGTTTGTCCCTGAGCTCCAGTGGACACTATGCTCCTGGCACCTTTGCCTCTCAAGCCCAAGCAGGAACAGCTACTATATATGTGCAAACTCCTCAGACTGACCCTGGCTTGCAAAGACTTCAG ACATCTGTGCCTGGACCTCAGAATGGTGAAAATGCTGCAGAGAACACCCAGCCTGATGCAGCACCAGATAGTGAAGGTTTTAAACTTGGTCGATTTCAG GTTTCTGTGGCTACTGATCAAATAGTAGATGGTGTTCCTGCCACAACAAACTATGGTCACGTACAAACTATGGTCTCCTCTTCATCCACTACCACTTCTTTATCATCTTCCTCATCTATCTCAAGCCCTGAAAACACTCTCCATAAGTCCCAAACCTTGCAGAGGACAAGCCCTGAACACAACATTCCAGACTCCCTCCCTGCTACTACTGCTTCTACTACAATTGGTCGCTTTCAGGTGACCTCCAGTTCTGACATCAGAGTGGGCCGTTTCTTGGTTAGTACTTCCGGAAAGGACGGTACTACTGTAAATACAATCGAAGGACCAGACACCAGTCAGGATCTCCGGATGTCCCCAGCCAACCAGACCAACTCTCAGTGCTGTTTAAGCAGTGACAACGACTCAGAGCCAGAGGATGAAGCCTTCAAGAAAGAGATCAGACAGCTCAGGGAAAG ACATATGATTGAGATCCAGGCCTTGCAGACTAAGCAGAAGAAAGAGATTGAGGAGCTATATGCACGGATGGGAAAAACACACCCCCCTGTAGTGGCCTCCTCTGTTGTAGCTGTGGCAGGAGGTCGGCGGAGGCCCACAAAAGGCAAGGGCAGCAAGTCAAGCCGCAGTGGCAGCAACCATGGCAGCCTCCAGCAACAAG GGACTACAATCATAAATAAAGCAGAGAATGGTTCTAATCAAGCCACTAATCTTCCTCGAAAAGGCACGTTTACAGATGACCTCCACCAGCTGGTGGATAACTTTGCTCGGGATGCCATGAACCTGGCACAGGTCAAGAAAAGTGGAAAGCAGAATGCACAAAGCCATGAT ACACACCCTCGCAAGTTTTCTGCACCACAGCTCTGCTCCATAGGCAGTCATGTGTCCACCAACCCTAGTACTGGAAGGAAGGGTTCGCTGTCTTTGACCTCACAGCAGTACAGCTACCATTACACTACCCCACAATGGACAGGGCCAACAGGACATGCTCAGGTGGGCTTGCTGCAGCCTACAGCCACAAATAGCCTTCAACAAGGCTTCCATGTGGCCACAGGGCCTCACAAACCAGGAAATAACGGTGGAGGATCAAACTTGCGGAGCACTCAGGCAAGTTAA